One window from the genome of Paenibacillus azoreducens encodes:
- a CDS encoding ABC transporter ATP-binding protein — translation MVRLYTTDLNIGYGERSIVKNLSVRIPDKKITAIIGSNGCGKSTLLKAITRIIPHQAGTVILDGENIAKENTKQLARKMAILPQTPESAAGLTVGELVSYGRFPYQKGFGRLTARDYEVIDWALEETGTKEYKFRPVDTLSGGQRQRVWIAMALAQETDIIFLDEPTTYLDMAHQLEVLELLEKLNLEQERTIVMVLHDINQAARFADYLIALKDGEIVKTGSGEEVICPEVLKQVYQIDAAIGRDPRTNKPMCVTYNLIR, via the coding sequence ATGGTCCGTCTGTACACCACCGATTTAAACATTGGATATGGCGAACGCTCGATTGTCAAAAATCTCAGCGTGCGCATTCCCGATAAAAAAATTACCGCGATCATCGGTTCCAACGGATGCGGCAAATCCACCCTGCTGAAAGCGATCACCCGCATCATTCCGCATCAGGCCGGAACGGTGATCCTCGACGGCGAAAACATCGCCAAGGAAAATACGAAGCAGCTGGCGAGAAAAATGGCCATTCTCCCGCAGACGCCCGAAAGCGCAGCAGGACTGACAGTCGGCGAGCTGGTATCTTACGGACGTTTTCCTTATCAAAAGGGGTTCGGGCGCCTGACGGCCCGGGATTATGAAGTGATTGACTGGGCCTTGGAAGAAACGGGAACCAAGGAGTATAAATTCCGTCCGGTGGATACGCTCTCGGGCGGACAACGCCAGCGGGTATGGATCGCCATGGCGCTCGCGCAGGAAACGGACATCATTTTCCTCGACGAACCGACCACATACCTCGATATGGCGCATCAGCTGGAGGTTTTGGAGCTATTGGAAAAGCTGAATCTGGAGCAGGAGCGAACCATCGTCATGGTACTGCATGATATCAACCAGGCTGCGCGTTTTGCCGATTACCTCATTGCGCTCAAAGACGGGGAGATCGTAAAGACAGGCAGCGGCGAGGAAGTCATTTGCCCGGAAGTGCTGAAGCAGGTCTATCAAATCGATGCGGCCATCGGACGCGACCCCCGGACAAACAAGCCGATGTGCGTTACCTATAACCTGATCCGGTAA
- a CDS encoding NAD(P)/FAD-dependent oxidoreductase: MCQEEIFDITVVGGGPAGLYSAFYSGLREMKTKIIEFQPELGGKVHVYPEKMIWDVGGLMPVTGAKLIEQLVQQGLTFNPEVVLNEKVESITRREDDIFELHGSSGRIHLSKTVIVAVGGGILNPQKLDIEGASRFEVSNLHYTVKSLKQFKDKTVVISGGGNAAIDWANELEPIAKKVYVSYRKDALNGHEASVGHLLSSSVECLFHTSITKLHARNDREIIERVELTHHQTGEVTELYVDEVIINHGYERDMTLLQNSALQIDIADQHYIAGTPNSESSVPGLYAAGDILKHEGKLHLIAGAFQDAANAVNKAKQFIEPEAGEFAMVSSHNELFKDRNKELVKKMMGSI, from the coding sequence ATGTGCCAAGAGGAAATTTTCGATATCACGGTAGTCGGCGGGGGACCAGCCGGGCTGTACTCCGCTTTTTATAGCGGGTTAAGAGAAATGAAGACGAAAATCATTGAATTTCAGCCTGAACTGGGAGGTAAAGTTCATGTGTATCCGGAGAAAATGATCTGGGATGTCGGAGGACTGATGCCGGTTACCGGCGCTAAGCTTATCGAGCAGCTGGTGCAGCAGGGGCTGACGTTTAATCCCGAAGTCGTGCTGAATGAGAAAGTCGAGTCCATTACGCGCCGGGAGGATGACATTTTCGAGCTGCATGGAAGCTCGGGCCGCATCCATTTGTCCAAAACGGTTATCGTAGCCGTCGGCGGCGGTATATTAAATCCTCAGAAGCTGGACATTGAAGGGGCAAGCCGCTTCGAAGTCAGCAATCTTCATTACACCGTGAAGTCGCTGAAACAGTTCAAGGACAAGACGGTGGTGATTTCCGGCGGAGGCAATGCGGCCATCGATTGGGCCAATGAACTGGAGCCTATAGCCAAGAAAGTCTATGTCTCCTACCGCAAGGATGCGTTGAATGGACATGAAGCCTCGGTGGGGCATCTGCTGAGCAGCTCGGTGGAATGTTTGTTCCACACCTCCATTACAAAACTGCATGCGCGCAATGATCGCGAAATCATTGAACGCGTCGAGCTGACCCATCATCAGACCGGCGAGGTGACCGAGCTCTATGTGGATGAGGTCATCATCAATCATGGTTACGAGCGCGATATGACATTGCTGCAAAACAGCGCTCTCCAAATCGACATTGCCGACCAGCACTATATCGCCGGCACGCCGAACAGCGAATCTTCCGTACCCGGTCTGTATGCGGCGGGGGACATTCTGAAGCATGAAGGCAAGCTGCATCTGATCGCAGGGGCCTTCCAAGATGCGGCTAACGCGGTGAATAAGGCGAAGCAGTTCATTGAGCCGGAAGCCGGCGAGTTCGCTATGGTTTCTTCGCATAATGAGCTGTTCAAGGATCGGAACAAAGAGCTGGTTAAGAAAATGATGGGTTCGATCTGA
- a CDS encoding DinB family protein — translation MFTSIDDFAAEWSQEAKMTKQVMNLLTDESLNQAITDKHRTLGKLAWHLVESVGYMTSLGLKFEGPDNGEKVSNSAVAIAEEYERISEAILEAVKTQWDNESLRVTQTVFGGEWNNGASLRFTIMHQAHHRGQMTVLMRQAGLRIPDLYGPNYDSWIERGMEPRA, via the coding sequence ATGTTTACAAGCATTGACGATTTTGCTGCGGAATGGTCACAGGAAGCCAAGATGACAAAGCAGGTCATGAATCTGCTGACGGATGAATCGCTAAATCAGGCTATCACCGATAAGCACCGGACGCTCGGTAAGCTGGCTTGGCATCTGGTCGAGTCCGTCGGCTATATGACTTCCTTGGGACTGAAATTCGAAGGGCCCGATAACGGTGAGAAAGTCAGCAATTCAGCGGTAGCGATTGCGGAGGAGTACGAGCGGATTAGCGAGGCTATTCTGGAGGCGGTCAAGACACAATGGGATAACGAGTCGCTCCGGGTAACCCAAACGGTTTTCGGTGGGGAATGGAATAACGGCGCTTCTTTACGCTTCACCATCATGCATCAGGCGCACCACCGGGGACAAATGACTGTTCTGATGAGACAAGCCGGGCTTCGGATTCCCGATCTCTACGGTCCCAATTATGATTCCTGGATCGAAAGAGGCATGGAACCGCGCGCTTAG
- a CDS encoding helix-turn-helix transcriptional regulator — protein MSKADNMLSILWMLRSGKKMTAQQLSDELEIHVRTVYRCIDSLCASGAPIIADSGPNGGFQIMGEFAESPLLFDTEEQKALVHASVFAKEAGYPFTDALNRAIDKLKRYTNEKQLHQLERHSSGISVLHPPIDGQQKSFLQMLEGAIASGQTLKMNYAKGRDGTVITRDFDPYGIVHWKGQWYTVGYCRLRREMRNFRVDRITQLELTDQHFERPEDFSAKGVLLNQLLPDTLLDDSLVTVRVQGHEHVLNELRQHWLFGHALTDQSPGEAVFRLEPSSLQAFVPYFLLPYGKALTILEPDMLVMKMAEVSAGIAEHYRNMLSKSITPKGDRQ, from the coding sequence ATGTCCAAAGCAGATAATATGCTGTCCATTCTGTGGATGTTAAGATCAGGCAAAAAAATGACGGCGCAGCAGCTTTCCGATGAACTGGAAATCCATGTCCGCACAGTATACCGCTGCATCGACTCATTATGCGCCAGCGGAGCGCCCATCATAGCCGATTCCGGTCCGAATGGCGGTTTTCAAATTATGGGGGAATTTGCGGAATCTCCGCTGCTGTTCGATACCGAAGAGCAAAAAGCGCTGGTGCATGCTTCCGTATTCGCCAAGGAAGCCGGATATCCGTTCACTGATGCGCTGAACCGGGCCATCGACAAGCTGAAACGGTATACCAACGAGAAGCAGCTCCATCAGCTTGAGCGCCACAGCAGCGGAATATCGGTTCTGCATCCCCCGATTGACGGGCAGCAGAAATCGTTCCTTCAAATGCTGGAAGGTGCCATTGCTTCAGGCCAGACGCTGAAAATGAATTATGCCAAAGGTAGAGACGGTACCGTGATTACCCGCGATTTTGATCCGTACGGCATCGTCCATTGGAAGGGTCAGTGGTATACGGTCGGATATTGCCGGCTGCGCCGGGAAATGCGTAATTTCCGCGTGGACCGGATCACGCAATTGGAATTAACTGATCAGCACTTTGAGCGTCCGGAAGATTTTTCGGCCAAAGGTGTTCTGCTTAACCAGCTGCTGCCTGACACTTTGCTTGATGATTCTCTCGTTACCGTAAGGGTCCAGGGACATGAACATGTACTGAATGAACTCAGGCAGCATTGGCTGTTTGGCCATGCGCTGACAGATCAAAGTCCGGGAGAAGCGGTGTTCCGGCTGGAGCCGTCTTCCCTTCAAGCGTTTGTCCCTTACTTTCTTCTTCCATACGGCAAAGCGTTGACCATCCTCGAACCGGACATGCTTGTCATGAAAATGGCCGAAGTAAGCGCAGGGATCGCCGAGCATTATAGAAATATGCTATCGAAATCCATTACCCCCAAAGGAGATAGGCAATGA
- a CDS encoding putative quinol monooxygenase — MNKFAMYGKLTALPGKRDELVGILLEAADILQSNANCDLYIVNVSDDYPDTVWVTELWKDQEAHAASLADTKVLELLQRGRPLIAGGEPLQLRPVGGKGL, encoded by the coding sequence ATGAACAAATTCGCCATGTATGGAAAACTGACCGCCCTGCCGGGAAAGAGAGATGAGCTTGTGGGCATCCTGCTTGAGGCGGCTGATATTCTTCAATCGAACGCAAACTGTGATTTATACATTGTCAACGTCTCGGATGATTATCCTGACACGGTATGGGTCACCGAGCTATGGAAAGATCAAGAGGCGCATGCAGCCTCATTAGCGGATACGAAGGTTCTGGAACTGCTGCAGCGCGGACGTCCGCTGATTGCGGGCGGTGAGCCGCTTCAGCTGCGTCCTGTGGGAGGGAAAGGATTATAA
- a CDS encoding EAL domain-containing protein, which yields MVKEQTRYSRLANITKLINTKLELREVLQHVTTAISEEIVQCDSVGIYLPQDDGTFRGYVGKPEIINGMTLDMHIIDTDRDQLAKEVIETQKTIYIPDTSQDERPDSWAIEGFEIKSLLVLPISYEKELFGLVFLFDYGIPMNLTESEIQTVEAYVNMAAVAIRNANNLTHKENLIAEKQLLLDVTRNLSLCSTMQQGLDTCFYYIAKVLNNYNVGAHLLDPLAGKRIKPAKLSKNSDWSEEDWMRTHQRMKIDPENDYVFQEVVRTKKVIIIPDVSQDHRPNHQACRDFGIKGMYMFPLVSMGEVLGVIAVVNLGEKIMRYSEATIQLCQSIIEATASTLSNLLYMEKQEVIIEERTSEITFKNKELERVVAELQQLSREKELILNSAGEGIFGLDLEGNITFCNPAGEAMLGYETKGELIGQPCSVIFNGEKGGRIEACGIGQRKWNKLHTDDRFYRKDNSSFPVEYVISSIKEGDNIVGDVVTFKDITQRKQMEEEIKYHAYFDSVTDLPNRVLLKDRLNQGIKYAQMNGGKLALLYLDLDRFKFINDTLGHTYGDLLLRDVAKRLSACIPKSATVSRQGGDEFTIFLPNINGKKDIMKVVNQVIASFAEPFYVKENEVYIKTSIGISLFPDHGDTSETLIKNADTAMYKSKEISGNSYHFFSMGMDTRTFEIVKFENALYKALDQNELMIYYQPQINYETQTIVGVEALLRWKHPTEGMVAPDEFIPIAEETGLIVPIGEWVLRNACMQIKEWHKMGLPHISVSVNLSARQFEQNNLFSIVKNILKKTDLSPEYLHLEVTENQIIKNSDVTLKTMEQLKRLGINIAIDDFGTGYSSLGYLKNFPISTLKIDKSFVQDIIKDDDNAAITNTIVTLAQNLNLNVIAEGVETKEQAEFLAARSCYLMQGYYFSRPMKAEDIAKLFLSYGLSQSP from the coding sequence ATGGTGAAGGAGCAAACGAGGTATTCCCGGCTCGCCAATATTACAAAATTAATTAACACCAAGCTGGAATTAAGAGAAGTACTGCAGCATGTTACGACAGCCATCTCGGAGGAAATCGTCCAGTGTGATTCGGTAGGGATTTATTTGCCGCAGGATGACGGGACTTTCAGAGGATATGTCGGCAAGCCGGAAATCATTAACGGTATGACGCTGGACATGCATATCATCGATACCGACCGTGATCAGTTGGCCAAAGAAGTGATCGAAACGCAAAAAACGATCTATATTCCGGACACATCACAAGATGAACGCCCTGACTCCTGGGCAATTGAAGGTTTTGAAATCAAATCGCTGCTCGTTCTTCCCATCTCGTATGAGAAGGAACTGTTTGGACTCGTATTTCTTTTTGATTACGGCATCCCGATGAACCTGACGGAATCAGAAATTCAAACGGTCGAGGCCTATGTCAATATGGCGGCCGTCGCGATCCGCAATGCTAACAATTTGACGCATAAGGAAAATCTGATTGCCGAAAAACAGCTCCTGCTCGACGTGACGCGGAACCTGTCGTTGTGTTCTACCATGCAGCAAGGGCTGGATACCTGCTTTTACTATATTGCGAAAGTACTAAACAATTATAATGTCGGGGCGCATTTGCTGGATCCGCTCGCAGGCAAAAGAATCAAACCGGCCAAGCTCAGCAAAAACAGCGATTGGTCGGAAGAAGACTGGATGCGGACCCATCAGAGGATGAAGATCGACCCTGAAAATGATTACGTTTTCCAAGAAGTGGTCCGCACGAAAAAAGTCATCATTATCCCGGATGTATCGCAGGATCATAGGCCCAATCATCAGGCCTGCCGCGATTTCGGGATCAAAGGAATGTACATGTTTCCGCTCGTGTCCATGGGCGAGGTGCTCGGCGTCATTGCCGTCGTAAATCTCGGCGAAAAAATTATGAGATATTCGGAGGCTACTATCCAGCTCTGCCAATCGATTATTGAAGCGACGGCTTCAACGCTGTCCAATCTGCTCTATATGGAGAAGCAGGAGGTCATTATTGAGGAAAGAACCTCGGAGATTACCTTCAAAAACAAAGAGCTTGAAAGAGTGGTCGCCGAGCTGCAGCAGCTGAGCCGCGAGAAGGAACTGATCCTGAACTCGGCCGGGGAAGGGATTTTCGGGCTGGATTTGGAGGGGAACATCACCTTTTGCAATCCGGCCGGGGAAGCCATGCTTGGCTACGAAACCAAAGGCGAACTCATTGGCCAACCTTGCAGTGTCATTTTTAATGGGGAAAAAGGCGGGAGAATCGAGGCATGCGGCATCGGACAGCGCAAGTGGAATAAACTGCACACGGATGATCGCTTCTATCGCAAGGATAATTCCAGTTTTCCGGTTGAATACGTGATCTCTTCCATTAAGGAAGGGGACAACATCGTAGGCGATGTGGTTACGTTCAAGGATATTACGCAGCGGAAGCAGATGGAGGAAGAGATCAAATACCATGCATATTTTGACAGCGTCACAGACCTGCCGAACAGGGTCCTTTTGAAGGACAGGCTGAATCAGGGCATCAAGTATGCGCAAATGAATGGGGGGAAATTAGCGCTTCTGTATCTGGATCTGGACCGCTTCAAATTTATTAACGATACGCTGGGACATACTTATGGCGATTTGCTTCTGCGCGATGTAGCCAAGCGGCTCAGTGCCTGCATTCCCAAAAGCGCCACCGTATCGCGGCAGGGCGGGGATGAATTCACGATCTTTTTGCCGAACATCAACGGAAAAAAAGACATCATGAAAGTCGTCAACCAGGTGATCGCCTCGTTCGCGGAGCCTTTTTACGTAAAGGAAAACGAAGTATACATCAAAACAAGCATCGGCATCAGTCTGTTTCCGGACCACGGGGATACGAGCGAAACGCTTATCAAAAATGCGGACACGGCGATGTATAAATCGAAAGAAATCTCCGGGAACAGCTATCATTTCTTCAGCATGGGCATGGATACGCGGACCTTTGAAATCGTTAAATTTGAAAATGCTTTATATAAAGCTCTCGATCAGAATGAGCTGATGATCTACTACCAGCCGCAGATTAACTATGAGACCCAAACGATTGTCGGCGTTGAAGCCCTGCTTCGCTGGAAGCATCCGACTGAGGGCATGGTGGCGCCGGACGAGTTTATACCGATTGCCGAGGAGACCGGTCTGATCGTTCCGATCGGGGAATGGGTGCTGCGGAATGCCTGCATGCAAATCAAGGAATGGCATAAGATGGGGCTCCCACATATCAGCGTATCGGTGAATCTTTCCGCTAGACAGTTTGAACAAAACAACTTGTTCAGCATCGTCAAAAACATTCTGAAAAAGACCGATTTATCACCTGAATACCTGCACCTGGAAGTCACGGAAAACCAAATCATCAAAAATTCCGATGTCACGCTCAAAACGATGGAGCAGTTGAAGCGCCTTGGCATCAATATCGCGATCGACGATTTTGGCACAGGGTACTCCTCTCTCGGATATTTGAAGAACTTCCCGATCAGTACGCTGAAAATCGATAAGTCTTTCGTGCAGGATATCATCAAGGACGACGACAATGCGGCCATCACGAACACCATTGTAACACTGGCGCAGAACCTGAATCTGAATGTCATTGCCGAAGGCGTTGAAACGAAGGAGCAGGCGGAATTTTTGGCCGCGCGCAGCTGTTACTTGATGCAGGGGTATTATTTCAGCCGCCCGATGAAAGCGGAGGATATCGCTAAATTATTTCTATCATACGGATTGAGCCAAAGCCCGTAG
- a CDS encoding thiamine pyrophosphate-binding protein, with the protein MKAARAVLEYLKSQGVRHIFGIPAGSVNVLFDQLVEMPEITPVVTKHEGAASYMAAAYAKYSNQLSVAIGCSGPGGTNLVTGAANAMREHLPVLFLTGAVPVNTLGLNASQELDAEPVFRSVTKYSVTVRESKDLLPEVVKAVEIAISGVPGPVHVAMPIDVQQGEVSNVTIPEPPKRAPIVPDLDTIKQVAQELAKRESGYVFVGQGVRYSVDQVLELGALLNWPIVTTPQAKGLIPEEHPLLSGVFGFAGHEGASALINEGDGQALLILGSSLGETATNNWNPNLTKNRFCVQMDFDKTVFGRKYEIDIPVLGDINLSLMFLLEELKALGLPKAGGKAFAKQQAYVPTEEYNTQNVLKNLQKHLPADTRYTVDIGEFMSYVINYMNVLDYNTFDINVHFGAMGSGIGSAIGAKFADPDRPVVCITGDGCFFMHGMEILTAKEYRLPILFVVMNNARLGMVYHGHELQYKRSHASFLQQEISIAAMAAAMGVPSYRVDELGDLNQEALSSLLNAGGPAVLEIALVDNNTPPMGDRVKFLSSFGK; encoded by the coding sequence ATGAAAGCAGCACGCGCAGTTCTAGAGTATTTGAAAAGTCAGGGCGTCAGACATATTTTTGGAATTCCCGCCGGTTCGGTGAATGTGTTGTTCGACCAGTTGGTGGAAATGCCCGAGATCACTCCGGTCGTCACCAAGCATGAGGGGGCCGCTTCTTATATGGCGGCGGCTTATGCCAAATATTCGAACCAGCTGAGCGTTGCGATCGGCTGCAGCGGACCCGGCGGCACCAATCTGGTTACCGGCGCGGCCAATGCCATGCGGGAACATCTGCCGGTATTATTCCTCACCGGTGCGGTTCCGGTAAATACGCTTGGTCTCAATGCTTCGCAGGAGCTGGATGCCGAGCCGGTGTTCCGTTCGGTGACCAAATACAGCGTAACCGTCCGCGAGTCGAAGGATTTGCTGCCTGAAGTGGTGAAGGCGGTTGAAATCGCGATTTCCGGTGTGCCGGGACCTGTACATGTAGCGATGCCGATCGACGTGCAGCAGGGGGAAGTTTCGAATGTGACCATTCCTGAACCGCCGAAAAGAGCGCCGATCGTTCCCGATCTGGACACGATCAAGCAGGTGGCACAGGAACTGGCGAAACGCGAAAGCGGTTATGTGTTCGTGGGACAAGGCGTCCGTTATTCCGTGGATCAGGTGCTTGAGCTGGGGGCTCTTCTGAATTGGCCGATCGTAACGACACCGCAGGCCAAAGGACTGATTCCGGAGGAACATCCGCTGCTATCGGGCGTGTTTGGATTTGCCGGACATGAAGGGGCTTCGGCGCTGATTAATGAAGGAGACGGACAAGCCCTGCTGATTCTCGGTTCGAGTTTGGGCGAAACTGCAACAAACAACTGGAATCCGAATTTGACGAAAAACCGGTTCTGCGTGCAAATGGATTTTGACAAGACGGTATTTGGCCGCAAATATGAGATCGACATTCCGGTTCTGGGCGATATCAATTTGAGCCTGATGTTCCTGCTGGAAGAATTGAAGGCGCTTGGGCTGCCAAAAGCAGGCGGGAAGGCGTTTGCCAAGCAGCAGGCATACGTTCCGACAGAGGAATACAATACGCAAAACGTGCTGAAAAACCTGCAAAAGCATCTGCCTGCGGATACGCGGTATACCGTGGATATCGGAGAATTCATGTCCTACGTGATCAATTACATGAATGTGCTTGATTACAACACATTTGATATTAACGTACACTTTGGCGCGATGGGCAGCGGCATCGGTTCCGCCATCGGCGCGAAGTTCGCGGACCCGGACCGTCCGGTGGTGTGCATTACAGGCGACGGCTGCTTCTTTATGCATGGCATGGAGATATTGACGGCCAAGGAATACAGACTGCCGATTCTGTTCGTCGTAATGAACAACGCCCGCCTCGGCATGGTGTATCATGGACATGAGCTGCAGTATAAGCGATCGCATGCTTCCTTCTTGCAGCAAGAAATCAGCATCGCGGCAATGGCTGCGGCAATGGGGGTTCCAAGCTATCGTGTCGACGAACTGGGCGACTTGAACCAGGAAGCGCTAAGCAGCCTGTTGAATGCAGGCGGTCCTGCAGTTCTGGAAATCGCTTTGGTGGACAACAACACTCCTCCAATGGGCGATCGCGTGAAATTCCTGTCCTCGTTCGGGAAATAA
- a CDS encoding cupin domain-containing protein, translated as MKVDLTSLSLNLSADSNEVVNYRRDPQNYVTQLFGAQQLAISTGFLNVHMSQGVMVNPHWHTNVNELVVVITGEVIASVFNPFSQRLMTYRLKPGQVVQFPKGWFHWIVSLTDNTFIMAIFDQPTPDVVYASDFLRFLPKEIAERAYCVNPEEFAKAVAPISQSAILGPPVNCGNRETSPARTQPAQYISTSYPDLQPEQLLSNALSPYRTQQMYPYGADPNRFWW; from the coding sequence GTGAAAGTTGACCTGACATCTCTGTCTCTAAATCTTAGCGCGGACTCCAATGAGGTTGTCAATTACCGCCGTGATCCGCAAAATTACGTTACGCAGCTTTTTGGCGCACAGCAGCTGGCCATTTCAACCGGTTTTCTTAATGTGCATATGAGTCAGGGCGTCATGGTCAATCCGCATTGGCATACGAATGTGAATGAACTGGTAGTCGTGATTACGGGCGAGGTCATAGCTTCTGTATTTAACCCGTTTTCGCAGAGGTTGATGACTTACCGGCTCAAACCCGGACAGGTAGTACAGTTTCCCAAAGGCTGGTTCCACTGGATTGTGTCACTCACCGACAATACGTTCATCATGGCGATTTTCGATCAGCCGACCCCGGATGTTGTTTACGCGTCCGACTTTCTGCGTTTTCTTCCAAAAGAGATTGCGGAACGCGCATACTGCGTCAATCCGGAGGAATTCGCCAAAGCGGTCGCCCCCATTTCGCAGTCGGCTATTTTAGGCCCACCGGTGAACTGTGGAAACAGAGAAACTTCTCCCGCTCGCACACAGCCGGCACAATATATATCAACCTCCTATCCTGATCTTCAGCCGGAGCAGCTGCTATCGAATGCGCTAAGTCCGTATCGTACACAGCAGATGTATCCATATGGGGCGGACCCAAACCGTTTTTGGTGGTGA
- a CDS encoding helix-turn-helix transcriptional regulator, which translates to MNDEVLENTIKMNRARLQLTQEQLAERIGVTRKTINTIENGKFIPSTVLAIKLAKVFGITVEELFILREN; encoded by the coding sequence ATGAATGATGAAGTATTAGAGAATACGATAAAAATGAACCGGGCCAGGCTTCAATTGACCCAGGAGCAGCTGGCGGAGCGGATTGGCGTAACGCGAAAAACGATCAACACGATTGAAAACGGCAAGTTTATTCCCAGTACGGTATTAGCGATTAAGCTGGCCAAGGTGTTTGGCATTACGGTAGAGGAGCTGTTTATTCTCCGCGAGAACTAG
- a CDS encoding aldo/keto reductase gives MRYRRLGGSGLEVSVLGLGTNAFGKRADQEESARIIHHAIDRGVNFIDTANIYAGSESERIIGEALADKRHGVVLATKAGLVNGEGPNTKGSSRYHLMQELDRSLKRLQTDYVDLYQIHTFDPHTPLEETLRTLDDMIRSGKVRYIGASNYAAWELMKALGISDMRGLNRYVSIQTSYSLADRTPEQEIVPLCLDQGVGIIPYFPLAGGILTGKYSFADRAPLNSRAQTDLNFGRFINDRTLELSESVSRLAEDSGCTPSTLSLAWLMEQPAVSTVIVGATRTEQLDENLKCLELNPGRNVLNKLDGISEAFRYGRPFATYRLS, from the coding sequence ATGAGATATCGCCGGCTTGGGGGCAGTGGTTTGGAAGTATCCGTATTAGGTCTGGGCACCAATGCTTTTGGAAAACGCGCGGACCAGGAGGAGTCTGCCCGGATTATCCATCATGCGATAGACCGGGGCGTTAATTTTATCGATACAGCCAATATTTATGCGGGTTCGGAATCGGAGCGGATCATTGGCGAGGCCTTGGCAGACAAAAGGCATGGGGTGGTGCTGGCCACGAAGGCCGGGCTGGTTAACGGGGAAGGTCCGAATACTAAAGGTTCGTCACGTTACCATCTAATGCAGGAGCTTGACCGCAGCTTAAAGCGCCTGCAAACCGATTATGTGGATCTGTACCAGATTCATACGTTCGATCCGCATACACCGCTGGAGGAAACCCTCCGCACGCTTGACGATATGATTCGCAGCGGCAAGGTGCGTTATATCGGGGCGTCGAATTATGCCGCGTGGGAACTGATGAAAGCGTTGGGAATTAGCGATATGAGGGGTCTGAACCGGTATGTTTCCATCCAGACGAGCTATTCGCTTGCCGACCGCACACCGGAGCAGGAAATAGTGCCGTTGTGCCTGGATCAGGGAGTGGGGATCATCCCGTATTTCCCGCTGGCAGGCGGGATCCTGACGGGAAAATACAGCTTTGCCGACCGGGCGCCGCTGAATTCGCGTGCGCAGACGGATCTGAACTTCGGCCGTTTCATCAATGACCGGACATTGGAACTTAGCGAATCGGTAAGCAGACTCGCTGAAGATAGCGGCTGCACGCCAAGTACGTTGTCACTGGCATGGTTGATGGAGCAGCCGGCCGTTTCAACAGTTATCGTGGGGGCTACCCGTACGGAGCAGCTGGACGAAAATCTGAAGTGCCTGGAGCTGAATCCAGGCCGCAATGTACTGAACAAGCTTGACGGTATCAGTGAAGCGTTCCGGTATGGCCGCCCATTTGCGACGTATCGGTTGTCTTAA
- a CDS encoding SRPBCC domain-containing protein: MNRSRQFDKLLEGGTQKSKPVGLTAAAGYQIGVRRTVPLSPEEAWRLLVSPEGKKLWIGKACGLELEPGQCFASDEGITGELRIVKPMEQLRMKWQRAEWKQPSTLQIRILPTAQGKATISFHQEKLEDQTAREAMKNHWEEALTMLKELAGRP, from the coding sequence ATGAACCGATCGAGGCAGTTCGACAAGCTATTGGAAGGCGGCACTCAGAAGTCTAAGCCGGTAGGCCTGACTGCGGCGGCAGGTTATCAAATCGGAGTTCGCCGAACCGTTCCTTTGTCCCCTGAAGAGGCCTGGCGGCTGTTGGTTTCACCGGAAGGAAAGAAGCTTTGGATCGGTAAAGCGTGCGGTTTGGAGCTTGAGCCGGGACAATGTTTTGCATCGGATGAAGGAATCACGGGTGAGCTGAGGATCGTGAAACCGATGGAGCAGCTGCGGATGAAATGGCAGCGTGCGGAATGGAAGCAACCGTCGACGCTTCAGATCCGAATTTTACCGACTGCGCAAGGGAAAGCGACCATCAGCTTCCATCAGGAAAAGCTTGAAGATCAGACGGCAAGGGAAGCGATGAAAAATCATTGGGAAGAGGCGCTGACAATGCTTAAGGAACTCGCGGGACGTCCCTGA